The following proteins come from a genomic window of Anopheles ziemanni chromosome 3, idAnoZiCoDA_A2_x.2, whole genome shotgun sequence:
- the LOC131284520 gene encoding anosmin-1, producing MFQSKTHLLRLVIVQHFFFYIPIAVLAGSLATMNGTDYLLIARCRSNCTYDKQCNNKCVKNYLENSAYKKYGDCPPKPPSKLDTICLNTCDGLDYKCPGVERCCEHSCGQSCQTPQGLDKIKGLPPVPFHVSLLEKGRNYRTARIQWDMKLEEEPSPTYYVVESRFHIGKTYAEHRMENDWQLHMPGSFIQDNLGTLKRYIGELKLKPGRWYQVRVAAVNEMGTRGYSVHSQPFQLSKRPNPPQPPKSLTVGPLVLNENRTYNCRVSWNLSKSDLPVEKYKLSWSLYLNYTGNRSKTDNSSLFKEMATITAPIRHYDIQGLLPNRYYYLQIQAISVYGKARLKSAANQLLVNTSSPPGHDGVVNLDNLLMGDAAYRRPKAHPGLREGSQQLAGRVGSAGIPTGTIRHQFVLRKTGLTVRLSWSEKGFGRYRVHMCRGNRDCLMTASRGNGTHSWHDVVLRRNTYEFNKLEFDTRYTVGVRIGGHRRGPGYDIVRTFGTPKCEQIPSDELANVLPANLPPECNV from the exons ATGTTCCAAAGCAAAACACATCTCTTGCGGCTAGTAATAGTTCAGCACTTTTTCTTCTACATTCCGATTGCCGTTCTCGCCGGCAGTCTGGCAACTATGAACGGCACCGACTATCTGCTGATTGCACGATGTCGATCAAACTGTACGTACGATAAACAG TGTAACAACAAATGCGTGAAGAACTATCTGGAAAATTCGGCGTACAAAAAATATGGCGACTGTCCACCGAAACCACCGAGCAAGCTGGACACCATATGCCTCAACACGTGCGACGGTCTGGACTACAAGTGTCCGGGCGTGGAACGGTGCTGCGAGCACTCGTGCGGCCAAAGCTGCCAGACGCCCCAAGGGCTGGATAAAATCAAGGGGCTGCCACCGGTGCCGTTCCACGTGTCGCTGCTCGAGAAGGGGCGCAATTACCGAACCGCACGGATTCAGTGGGACATGAAGCTGGAGGAGGAACCGAGCCCGACGTATTACGTCGTCGAGTCACGCTTCCACATCGGCAAGACGTACGCCGAGCACCGGATGGAGAACGACTGGCAGCTGCATATGCCGGGCAGCTTCATCCAGGACAATCTGGGCACGCTGAAGCGGTACATCGGCGAGCTGAAACTGAAGCCCGGCCGATGGTATCAGGTACGCGTGGCCGCTGTCAATGAAATGGGAACCCGTGGCTACTCGGTACACTCGCAACCGTTCCAGCTCAGTAAAA GACCGAATCCACCGCAGCCACCGAAAAGTCTCACCGTTGGTCCGCTGGTGCTGAACGAGAACCGAACATACAACTGTCGCGTTTCGTGGAATCTCTCGAAATCGGATCTTCCGGTGGAGAAGTACAAGCTCAGCTGGAGCCTTTACCTCAACTATACCGGCAACCGCTCGAAGACGGACAACTCTTCGCTGTTCAAGGAGATGGCAACCATTACGGCG CCTATCCGACACTACGACATCCAGGGACTGCTGCCCAATCGCTACTACTATCTTCAGATCCAAGCCATCAGCGTGTACGGCAAGGCACGTCTCAAGTCGGCAGCCAACCAATTGCTGGTGAACACCTCCAGTCCGCCTGGCCATGATGGCGTCGTTAATCTTGACAACCTGCTCATGGGTGACGCAGCCTACCGTCGACCCAAGGCACATCCTGGCCTGAGGGAAGGGTCACAGCAGCTGGCAGGCCGTGTCGGATCAGCCGGTATACCCACCGGAACGATCCGGCATCAGTTTGTCCTGCGCAAAACTGGTCTGACGGTACGGCTCAGCTGGTCCGAGAAGGGCTTCGGGCGCTACCGTGTACACATGTGTCGTGGAAACCGTGACTGTTTGATGACGGCTTCACGAGGGAACGGAACCCACTCCTGGCACGATGTTGTCCTGCGGCGCAATACGTACGAGTTCAACAAGCTCGAGTTTGACACACGATATACGGTCGGTGTGCGGATAGGTGGCCACCGACGTGGTCCCGGGTACGACATTGTTCGAACGTTTGGCACACCAAAGTGCGAGCAGATACCGAGTGACGAGCTGGCCAATGTTCTGCCGGCAAATTTGCCCCCGGAGTGCAAcgtgtga
- the LOC131287519 gene encoding valacyclovir hydrolase → MRLFASIARSRHLEVLIRTTLPLSPSRRHLPLVGSLARSMCNTAPVAKERQLQIGSNVVHFVEAGAGERGVILLPGALGTAWTDFKPQIERLPELLPQHRVIAWDPPGYGKSRPPDKAFSVDFYERDAAAAGTLMQQLGFERYGVLGWSDGGITGLILAATQPKRVDKLVIWGSNSYISDTEAKIYEDIRDVQKWSARMREPMERVYGVEGFPKLWSAWVDGLLRIYHERKGDICSEKLKHISAPTLIVHGAKDPMIVPEHVPYLLNNIKNSDLHVFPDGKHNIHLRYADEFNDIAAKFLLDQRT, encoded by the exons ATGCGTCTATTTGCGAGCATCGCCCGCAGCAGGCATCTGGAAGTACTCATCAGAACAACACTTCCGTTGTCACCGTCGCGTCGTCATTTACCGTTGGTTGGTAGTTTAGCGCGTTCGATGTGCAACACGGCTCCGGTGGCGAAGGAACGCCAGCTCCAAATCGGTTCCAATGTCGTACACTTCGTCGAAGCAGGGGCGGGCGAGCGCGGTGTCATACTGCTACCCGGAGCACTCGGCACGGCATGGACGGATTTCAAGCCGCAAATCGAGCGACTTCCCGAGCTTCTCCCGCAGCACCGGGTGATTGCCTGGGACCCCCCGGGCTATGGGAAATCGCGGCCACCGGATAAAGCATTTTCCGTCGACTTTTACGAGCGTGACGCCGCCGCAGCTGGGACGCTTATGCAGCAGCTGGGATTCGAACGCTACGGTGTGCTGGGCTGGAGTGACGGTGGCATTACCGGGCTTATATTGGCCGCCACCCAGCCGAAGCGAGTGGACAAATTGGTTATTTGGGGATCGAATTCCTACATATCGGATACAGAGGCTAAGATATACGAAG ACATCCGAGATGTACAGAAATGGTCGGCGAGAATGCGCGAACCGATGGAACGGGTCTATGGCGTTGAGGGCTTTCCAAAGCTGTGGTCAGCGTGGGTGGACGGATTGCTACGTATCTATCACGAACGCAAAGGCGATATCTGCAGTGAGAAACTGAAACATATCTCTGCCCCTACGTTGATCGTACATGGCGCTAAAGATCCGATGATCGTTCCCGAGCACGTGCCTTATTTAttgaataacataaaaaactCAGA CTTACACGTTTTCCCGGATGGCAAACATAACATTCACCTTCGTTATGCCGACGAGTTCAATGACATTGCAGCTAAATTTCTTTTAGACCAACGTACATGA